The following are from one region of the Staphylococcus schleiferi genome:
- the rplI gene encoding 50S ribosomal protein L9 → MKVIFTQDVKGKGKQGEVKEVPVGYANNFLIKNGYAVEATPGNLKQLDQKNKRIEKDKQQELEDAKALKEKLSELEVEVKAKSGEGGKLFGSISTKQIAEALKAQHNIKLDKRKMDLPQGIHALGYTNVPVKLHKEVEGTIRVHTVEQ, encoded by the coding sequence ATGAAAGTAATTTTCACACAAGATGTTAAAGGTAAAGGTAAGCAAGGAGAAGTTAAAGAGGTACCAGTTGGTTACGCGAACAACTTCTTAATTAAAAATGGCTATGCAGTTGAAGCAACACCTGGAAACCTTAAACAATTAGATCAAAAGAACAAACGTATCGAAAAAGACAAGCAACAAGAACTTGAAGATGCGAAAGCGTTAAAAGAAAAATTAAGTGAACTTGAAGTCGAAGTTAAAGCGAAATCAGGTGAAGGCGGCAAATTATTCGGTTCTATTAGTACGAAACAAATTGCTGAAGCACTTAAAGCGCAACATAACATTAAATTAGATAAACGAAAAATGGACTTACCTCAAGGTATTCACGCGCTAGGTTATACAAATGTGCCAGTTAAACTTCATAAAGAAGTGGAAGGTACAATTCGTGTACACACTGTAGAGCAATAA
- the dnaB gene encoding replicative DNA helicase yields the protein MDEMFEHNRMPHSHEAEQSVLGAIFLDPELMSSTQEVLLPESFYRGAHQHIFRAMMDLNEDGQDIDIVTVLDRLTQEGVVNEAGGPQYLAEITTNVPTTRNIQYYTDVVFKNAIKRKLIHTADSIANDGYNDELDLDTVLNDAERRILELSSTRESDGFKDIRDVLGQVYDNAEQLDQNSGQTPGIPTGYRDLDQMTAGFNRNDLIILAARPSVGKTAFALNIAQKVATHEDQYTVGIFSLEMGADQLATRMICSSGNVDSNRLRTGTMTEEDWNRFTVAVGKLSRTKIFIDDTPGIRITDIRSKCRRLKQEHGLDMIVIDYLQLIQGSGSRSSDNRQQEVSEISRMLKAIARELECPVIALSQLSRGVEQRQDKRPMMSDIRESGSIEQDADIVAFLYRDDYYNRGDGDDDDDDGGFEPQTNDENGEIEIIIAKQRNGPTGTVKLHFMKQYNKFTDIDYAHAEMG from the coding sequence ATGGATGAAATGTTTGAACACAATCGAATGCCACACAGTCATGAGGCAGAGCAGTCTGTCTTAGGTGCAATCTTTTTAGATCCAGAATTGATGTCATCGACACAAGAAGTGTTGTTGCCAGAGTCTTTTTACCGTGGCGCACATCAACACATTTTCCGTGCCATGATGGATTTAAACGAAGATGGACAAGATATAGATATTGTGACTGTCCTTGATCGACTAACACAAGAAGGTGTTGTGAATGAAGCAGGTGGACCACAATATCTCGCTGAAATTACAACGAATGTACCGACAACGCGTAATATTCAATATTATACGGATGTCGTTTTTAAAAATGCGATTAAACGTAAGTTGATTCATACAGCAGATAGCATTGCGAATGATGGCTATAACGATGAATTAGATTTGGATACAGTCTTAAACGATGCTGAACGTCGTATTCTAGAACTCTCTTCTACACGTGAAAGTGATGGTTTCAAAGACATTCGTGACGTATTAGGACAAGTTTATGACAATGCGGAACAGCTCGACCAGAATAGTGGGCAAACACCAGGGATTCCTACAGGGTATCGCGATTTAGACCAAATGACGGCAGGATTCAACCGAAATGACTTAATTATTCTCGCAGCCCGACCTTCTGTAGGTAAGACTGCCTTCGCTTTAAATATTGCGCAAAAAGTTGCGACACATGAAGACCAATATACAGTGGGCATTTTCTCGCTTGAAATGGGTGCAGACCAACTTGCGACACGTATGATTTGTAGTTCTGGTAATGTCGATTCCAATCGTTTGCGTACAGGGACCATGACTGAAGAAGACTGGAATCGATTTACTGTGGCAGTGGGGAAATTGTCACGAACTAAGATTTTTATTGATGATACGCCAGGGATTCGTATTACGGATATTCGTTCGAAATGCCGCCGTCTTAAACAAGAGCACGGTTTGGACATGATTGTAATCGACTATTTACAATTAATACAAGGCAGCGGTTCTCGTTCATCAGATAACCGTCAACAAGAAGTTTCTGAGATTTCTCGAATGCTTAAAGCGATTGCGCGTGAGTTAGAATGTCCTGTGATTGCGTTGAGTCAGCTTTCACGGGGCGTAGAACAACGTCAAGATAAGCGACCAATGATGAGTGATATACGTGAATCAGGGTCAATCGAGCAAGATGCGGACATTGTGGCATTCTTATATCGTGATGATTATTATAATCGTGGCGACGGAGATGATGATGACGACGATGGTGGTTTTGAACCGCAAACGAATGATGAGAATGGAGAAATCGAAATTATCATTGCAAAGCAACGTAACGGTCCAACTGGAACGGTCAAATTGCATTTCATGAAACAATACAATAAATTTACGGATATTGATTACGCTCACGCAGAGATGGGATAA
- a CDS encoding adenylosuccinate synthase, with the protein MSSIVVVGTQWGDEGKGKITDFLAEQADVITRFSGGNNAGHTIKFDGETYKLHLVPSGIFYKDKLAVIGNGVVVDPVALLKELDGLNERGISTDNLRISNRAHVILPYHIKQDELEEARRGDNKIGTTKKGIGPAYVDKAQRIGIRVADLLDREVFEQRLKENLEYKNDYFQGMFHQSAPSFDEIFETYYQAGQRLAPYVTDTAKVLDDAFVADERVLFEGAQGVMLDIDHGTYPFVTSSNPVAGNVTVGAGVGPTNVSKVVGVCKAYTSRVGDGPFPTELFDEQGHHIREIGREYGTTTGRPRRVGWFDSVVLRHSRRVSGITDLSINSIDVLTGLEEVKICTAYELDGKEITEYPANLNDLKRCKPIFETLPGWTEDITGVRSLDELPQNARRYLERISELCNVHISIFSVGPDRNQTNIVEKLW; encoded by the coding sequence ATGTCATCAATCGTAGTTGTTGGGACACAGTGGGGAGACGAAGGAAAAGGTAAAATTACAGACTTTTTAGCGGAACAAGCAGATGTTATTACACGTTTTTCAGGTGGTAACAATGCAGGACATACCATTAAATTTGATGGTGAAACATACAAATTACATTTAGTACCATCTGGTATTTTTTATAAAGATAAACTTGCAGTGATTGGTAACGGTGTAGTTGTTGATCCTGTTGCGTTATTAAAAGAATTAGACGGTTTAAATGAAAGAGGTATTTCAACAGATAATTTACGCATCTCAAACCGCGCACACGTCATCCTACCTTATCACATTAAGCAAGATGAGCTTGAAGAAGCGCGTCGTGGTGATAATAAAATCGGTACGACTAAGAAAGGTATTGGCCCAGCATACGTAGATAAAGCACAAAGAATTGGAATTCGTGTTGCAGATTTATTAGATAGAGAAGTTTTCGAACAACGTTTAAAAGAAAATTTAGAATATAAAAATGATTATTTCCAAGGCATGTTTCATCAATCTGCACCATCATTTGATGAAATCTTTGAGACATACTATCAAGCAGGGCAACGTCTTGCACCTTATGTGACAGACACTGCAAAAGTGTTAGACGATGCATTTGTAGCTGATGAGCGCGTTCTTTTTGAAGGTGCGCAAGGGGTGATGTTAGACATCGATCACGGAACATATCCTTTTGTAACATCAAGTAACCCTGTAGCGGGTAACGTGACAGTTGGTGCTGGTGTAGGGCCAACAAATGTATCAAAAGTAGTTGGCGTATGTAAAGCATACACTTCACGTGTAGGTGATGGGCCATTCCCAACAGAATTATTTGATGAACAAGGGCACCATATTCGTGAAATCGGACGTGAATATGGCACAACAACAGGTCGTCCACGCCGTGTAGGTTGGTTTGACTCCGTTGTATTACGTCACTCTCGTCGTGTAAGTGGGATTACAGATTTATCAATCAACTCTATCGACGTCTTAACTGGCTTAGAAGAGGTTAAAATCTGTACAGCTTATGAATTAGATGGAAAAGAGATTACGGAATACCCAGCAAACTTAAACGACTTAAAACGTTGTAAACCTATCTTTGAAACATTACCAGGTTGGACTGAAGATATTACAGGTGTACGTAGTTTAGACGAACTACCACAAAATGCACGCCGTTACTTAGAGCGTATTTCAGAATTATGTAACGTCCATATTTCTATCTTCTCTGTAGGTCCTGACCGCAATCAAACGAATATCGTTGAAAAATTATGGTAA
- a CDS encoding YrhK family protein, translating to MKKKKSQIPFGLQAHQNSRSLIYKALYQLNDVVLGVIFLIGSFLFFSDSTVFDGTVLFVIGSIQMIIRPLIAMVHDLHMAIIEKREGD from the coding sequence ATGAAGAAAAAGAAATCACAAATCCCTTTTGGATTACAAGCACATCAAAATAGCCGTTCGCTCATTTATAAAGCATTGTACCAACTCAATGATGTCGTACTAGGCGTTATCTTTTTAATAGGAAGTTTTCTCTTCTTTTCTGATTCAACTGTCTTTGACGGTACCGTTTTATTTGTAATTGGGAGTATTCAAATGATTATCCGTCCTTTGATTGCGATGGTTCACGATTTACATATGGCGATCATCGAGAAACGAGAAGGAGATTAG
- a CDS encoding YitT family protein: MEKQVESAVPYTKEKPKKQLQFFKKFFFMTLGAVLMGVALELFLVPNHLLDGGIVGISIILSHLLGLKLGIFIFILNLPFFFLGYKQIGKTFAISTLYAISVLSIVTIVLHPIDPVIHDKFLVTIFGGAVLGVGVGIVLRYGGSLDGTEILSILVHSKIPFSVGEIVMFINFFIFGIAGFVFTWESALFSVVAYFIASKMIDTVLLGFDESKSIWIISDAYKEIGEAINSRLGRGVTYLKGEGAYTGEDKRVIFCVITRLEEAKLKEIVMAIDETAFLSIGNVSEVRGGNHRKRDIH; the protein is encoded by the coding sequence ATGGAAAAACAAGTAGAATCAGCCGTTCCATACACGAAAGAAAAGCCAAAAAAGCAACTTCAATTTTTTAAAAAGTTTTTCTTTATGACATTGGGTGCAGTATTGATGGGTGTCGCACTTGAACTTTTTCTCGTTCCAAATCATTTGCTTGATGGGGGCATTGTAGGGATTTCAATTATCCTTTCTCATTTATTAGGGCTCAAGTTAGGGATATTCATTTTTATACTGAATTTACCTTTCTTCTTTTTAGGTTATAAACAAATAGGGAAAACTTTTGCGATTTCAACTTTATATGCGATTTCTGTTTTATCTATTGTCACTATCGTTTTGCATCCAATTGATCCTGTCATACATGATAAATTTTTAGTAACAATTTTTGGTGGGGCTGTCTTAGGTGTCGGTGTCGGTATTGTCTTAAGGTATGGGGGATCCCTCGACGGTACAGAAATCTTATCGATTTTAGTTCATTCGAAAATACCATTTTCAGTTGGAGAAATCGTGATGTTTATTAATTTCTTCATATTTGGTATTGCCGGATTTGTTTTTACGTGGGAGAGTGCTTTATTCAGTGTTGTAGCTTATTTTATCGCTTCTAAAATGATTGACACCGTCTTACTTGGTTTTGATGAATCGAAATCAATATGGATTATTAGTGATGCTTATAAAGAAATAGGAGAAGCTATTAACTCACGTCTCGGTCGTGGCGTCACATATTTAAAAGGAGAAGGCGCTTATACAGGAGAAGATAAGCGTGTCATCTTCTGTGTCATTACACGATTAGAAGAAGCAAAATTAAAAGAGATTGTCATGGCCATTGATGAAACCGCATTCTTATCTATAGGTAATGTTTCTGAAGTTCGTGGCGGTAATCATCGTAAACGTGATATTCATTAA
- the yycF gene encoding response regulator YycF → MARKVVVVDDEKPIADILEFNLKKEGYDVFVAYDGNDAVDLIYEKEPDIVLLDIMLPGQDGMEVCREVRKKFDMPIIMLTAKDSEIDKVLGLELGADDYVTKPFSTRELIARVKANLRRHYAQPSQENHMQTNEITIKDIVIYPDAYSIKKRGEDIDLTHREFELFHYLSKHMGQVMTREHLLQTVWGYDYFGDVRTVDVTIRRLREKIEDDPSHPDYIVTRRGVGYFLQQHD, encoded by the coding sequence ATGGCAAGAAAAGTGGTCGTAGTCGATGATGAGAAGCCAATTGCAGATATATTAGAATTCAACCTCAAAAAAGAGGGATATGACGTTTTTGTTGCTTATGATGGTAACGATGCGGTGGATTTGATTTATGAAAAAGAGCCGGACATTGTTTTATTGGATATTATGTTACCAGGACAAGACGGTATGGAAGTGTGCCGTGAAGTTCGCAAAAAATTTGATATGCCCATCATCATGTTGACTGCGAAAGATTCAGAAATCGACAAAGTGCTTGGCCTTGAATTGGGTGCAGACGATTATGTGACTAAACCATTTAGTACACGCGAATTGATTGCACGTGTAAAAGCCAATTTACGTCGCCATTATGCCCAACCGAGCCAAGAAAATCATATGCAAACAAATGAAATTACAATTAAAGATATTGTGATTTATCCAGATGCATATTCTATTAAAAAACGCGGTGAGGACATTGATTTAACACACCGTGAATTTGAGCTTTTCCATTATTTATCTAAACATATGGGACAAGTCATGACACGTGAACATTTACTTCAAACGGTTTGGGGTTATGACTATTTTGGTGATGTGCGCACGGTTGACGTTACCATTCGTCGATTACGTGAAAAAATTGAAGATGATCCTTCTCATCCAGACTATATCGTGACACGTCGTGGAGTAGGATATTTCTTGCAACAACATGATTAG
- the walK gene encoding cell wall metabolism sensor histidine kinase WalK, whose amino-acid sequence MKWLKQFQSLHTKLVIVYVLLIIIGMQIIGLYFTNSLEKEMTESFKTNISQNAKQIELGIEKIYADDNESGNIQKDIQNLLNEYANRNEMIEIRFIDKDQIIIATSKQSNRTIINQKANESSIQKALSLGQENSDTVLKDYGEGKQRVWIKNMPVSTNDGLIGDIYIESNINQVYDQLNDINQIFIVGTGISLIITVILGFFIARTITKPITDMRNQTVEMSKGNYTQRVKIYGNDEIGELALAFNNLSKRVQEAQANTESEKRRLDSVITHMSDGVIATDRRGRVRIINDMALKMLGKSKEEVSGHFIFDVIDLSEEFTLEELNENNDSFLLDINEEEGIIVRVNFSTIVQATGFVTGYIAVLHDVTEQQQIERERREFVANVSHELRTPLTSMNSYIEALEEGAWRDESIAPQFLSVTREETERMIRLVNDLLHLSKMDNETEPITKEIVDFNMFINKIINRHEMAAKDTTFVRDIPRETIFTEIDPDKMTQVFDNVITNAMKYSRGEKRVEFHVKQNTVHNRLTIRIKDNGIGIPINKVDKIFDRFFRVDKARTRKMGGTGLGLAISKEIVEAHQGRIWANSVEGQGTSIFITLPCETIEDGDWDAN is encoded by the coding sequence ATGAAGTGGTTAAAACAATTTCAATCCCTTCACACGAAACTTGTTATTGTCTATGTCCTATTGATTATTATTGGTATGCAAATTATTGGGCTATATTTTACAAATAGTCTCGAAAAAGAAATGACAGAGTCATTTAAAACGAATATATCTCAAAATGCAAAACAAATTGAGCTCGGTATTGAAAAAATATATGCGGATGATAATGAATCCGGAAATATTCAAAAAGATATTCAAAATTTATTAAACGAATATGCAAATCGCAATGAAATGATAGAAATTCGTTTCATTGATAAAGACCAAATTATTATTGCGACATCGAAACAGTCAAATCGTACAATTATTAACCAAAAAGCAAATGAGAGTTCGATTCAAAAGGCCTTATCATTAGGTCAAGAGAACTCCGATACCGTTTTAAAAGATTATGGTGAAGGTAAGCAACGGGTATGGATTAAAAATATGCCTGTAAGTACGAATGACGGTTTAATTGGTGATATTTATATTGAATCTAACATTAACCAAGTTTATGACCAATTAAATGATATCAACCAAATTTTCATTGTAGGTACAGGGATTTCTTTAATTATTACAGTCATTTTAGGTTTCTTTATTGCGCGTACGATTACTAAACCTATTACAGATATGCGTAATCAAACGGTCGAAATGTCAAAAGGGAACTATACGCAGCGTGTGAAAATCTATGGTAATGACGAAATTGGTGAACTTGCACTTGCTTTTAACAACTTATCGAAACGTGTGCAAGAGGCACAAGCGAATACAGAGAGTGAGAAACGACGCTTAGATTCTGTTATCACACACATGAGTGATGGTGTCATCGCCACAGATAGACGTGGGCGTGTGCGTATCATTAATGACATGGCACTTAAAATGTTAGGTAAGTCTAAAGAGGAAGTCTCAGGACACTTTATTTTTGATGTCATTGATTTAAGTGAAGAATTTACGCTCGAAGAATTAAATGAAAACAATGATAGTTTCTTATTAGATATTAATGAAGAAGAAGGTATCATTGTTCGCGTTAATTTTAGTACTATTGTTCAAGCAACTGGCTTTGTGACAGGTTATATCGCTGTGTTACATGACGTTACAGAACAACAACAAATTGAGCGTGAACGACGCGAATTTGTGGCCAATGTATCGCACGAGTTACGTACACCGTTGACTTCAATGAATAGTTACATCGAGGCCCTAGAAGAAGGCGCATGGCGAGATGAATCGATTGCACCTCAATTTTTATCAGTCACACGTGAAGAAACGGAGCGGATGATTCGATTAGTCAACGATTTACTCCATCTTTCTAAAATGGATAACGAAACAGAACCTATTACGAAAGAGATTGTCGATTTTAATATGTTTATCAATAAAATTATTAATCGACATGAAATGGCTGCGAAAGATACGACTTTTGTCCGTGATATTCCTAGAGAAACCATTTTTACGGAAATTGATCCAGATAAGATGACACAAGTGTTTGATAACGTGATTACGAATGCGATGAAGTATTCTCGCGGTGAAAAACGCGTAGAGTTCCACGTGAAACAAAACACAGTGCATAACCGTTTAACAATTCGGATCAAAGACAATGGTATCGGGATTCCAATTAATAAAGTCGATAAAATCTTTGATCGTTTCTTCCGCGTAGATAAAGCAAGGACACGAAAAATGGGGGGTACAGGTCTCGGATTAGCGATTTCTAAAGAGATTGTCGAAGCGCATCAAGGTCGTATATGGGCCAATAGTGTTGAAGGACAAGGTACATCGATTTTTATCACACTTCCATGTGAAACAATAGAAGATGGTGATTGGGATGCGAACTAG
- a CDS encoding YycH family regulatory protein, with amino-acid sequence MRTRELIKSIILVSLVLSSVVLTVMIWNFSPDLTNIDNPQTKDTPKAIGTRYDKQFNQVITPLQLVHVDHDHLKGMPANKEVNEMMSLFQKHRIIEVEDIQNDQVVLLKDLSHHFVVLDFPTDIPLSMYLNEVIEMPAKVPANFKFNRLILDIDDHQHVVLYAMQPNHQRAIKLETNLDTKLIQQRIDHMHDELEPYSDIVTNRSTVNKATYLYALKAPKDLKSYRTIFNHINVEDLNSILFDDTPIVRTTNSGNTTYNNNTGVVNYNAEKETYDYTNLSEDEHSTRDMNISLPRAFDFINKHGGFTDDFRLFSANSKQGEIIYQMFLNGRPIFYPNQLNEIRVLWGERGLYEYSRGLLKTNVTIDNGDEPKSMPDAEDVRSTLASKGNIDLTKVEQMVVGYKMSAIRGPQDRIEIQEGSQFTPTWYIKYNHKWYEYKDGELVET; translated from the coding sequence ATGCGAACTAGAGAACTGATTAAATCTATCATATTAGTGTCACTCGTTCTTTCCAGTGTAGTGCTTACAGTTATGATTTGGAATTTTTCGCCAGATTTAACGAACATTGACAACCCGCAAACAAAAGATACACCGAAAGCGATTGGTACGCGATATGACAAGCAGTTTAATCAGGTCATCACGCCTTTACAGCTCGTACATGTGGATCATGATCATTTGAAAGGAATGCCTGCAAATAAAGAAGTTAATGAGATGATGTCTCTATTTCAAAAACATCGCATTATTGAAGTTGAAGATATCCAAAATGATCAAGTCGTGTTATTGAAAGATTTGAGCCATCATTTTGTCGTGTTAGACTTCCCGACAGACATACCGCTATCCATGTATCTCAACGAAGTCATTGAGATGCCAGCAAAAGTACCGGCGAATTTTAAATTTAATCGTTTGATATTGGATATTGATGATCATCAGCATGTCGTTTTATATGCGATGCAACCGAACCATCAGCGTGCTATTAAATTAGAAACGAATCTCGATACGAAATTGATTCAACAGAGAATAGATCATATGCATGATGAATTAGAACCTTATTCGGATATCGTAACAAATCGAAGTACAGTCAATAAAGCAACGTATTTATACGCTTTAAAAGCACCGAAAGATTTGAAATCTTATCGCACGATTTTTAATCATATTAATGTAGAAGATTTGAACTCGATTCTCTTTGATGACACGCCGATTGTACGTACTACGAATAGTGGTAACACAACGTACAATAACAATACAGGGGTTGTGAATTACAATGCGGAGAAAGAAACGTATGACTATACGAACCTGTCCGAAGATGAGCATAGTACACGCGATATGAATATTAGCTTACCACGTGCATTTGACTTTATTAATAAGCATGGGGGCTTTACAGATGATTTCCGCTTGTTTAGTGCGAATAGCAAGCAAGGGGAAATTATTTATCAAATGTTTCTCAACGGACGACCGATATTTTATCCAAACCAATTGAATGAAATTCGTGTACTTTGGGGTGAGCGTGGATTATACGAATATAGTCGAGGTCTCTTAAAAACAAATGTGACTATTGATAATGGTGATGAACCGAAATCGATGCCAGATGCGGAAGATGTACGTTCTACATTAGCAAGTAAAGGCAACATTGATTTGACGAAAGTGGAACAAATGGTGGTTGGCTATAAAATGAGTGCCATTCGTGGACCTCAAGATCGAATTGAAATTCAAGAAGGCAGCCAGTTTACGCCAACGTGGTATATTAAATACAATCATAAATGGTACGAATACAAAGATGGGGAGTTGGTGGAAACATGA
- a CDS encoding two-component system regulatory protein YycI, translated as MNWKRTKTLFILVFLLVNVCLIFVYQDKVNKSKISDAEHDNAVNFERENIKLPKSMPDVSHVKMQLVTARSKDFKEEAEDNSKAKVSNHGHTLSKEMDERVDVKVDPISHLKPYIDDKIYKGNEYQYHETSDGQIKYEQTYRGFPIMNNNRAELTFEVKGDSTKSYEQSTMEDILPSKGTNNEPKKVIRAREALEALYYNQYLKHGEEVESIRLGYYTVVKETNIQVLQANWEIKVKDKNGVHTYYVEAVSSNPQIIEQ; from the coding sequence ATGAACTGGAAACGCACTAAAACGTTGTTCATACTTGTCTTTCTCCTCGTCAATGTGTGTTTAATTTTTGTTTATCAAGATAAAGTGAATAAATCTAAAATTAGCGATGCCGAACATGATAATGCGGTCAACTTTGAACGCGAAAATATTAAACTGCCAAAAAGTATGCCTGATGTGAGTCATGTCAAAATGCAGTTGGTTACAGCACGTTCTAAAGACTTCAAAGAAGAAGCAGAAGATAACAGCAAAGCTAAGGTCAGTAATCACGGCCATACCTTATCTAAAGAAATGGACGAACGTGTAGACGTCAAAGTTGATCCGATTTCTCATTTAAAACCTTATATAGATGATAAAATCTATAAAGGAAATGAGTACCAGTACCATGAAACCAGTGACGGTCAAATTAAATACGAACAAACGTATAGAGGCTTTCCGATTATGAATAATAATCGCGCAGAGTTGACTTTTGAGGTGAAAGGTGACAGTACAAAATCATATGAACAGTCCACTATGGAAGACATCCTTCCGTCTAAGGGGACCAATAATGAGCCTAAAAAAGTCATACGTGCAAGAGAAGCATTGGAAGCACTTTACTATAATCAGTATTTAAAACATGGTGAAGAAGTCGAAAGTATCCGTCTCGGCTATTACACTGTTGTAAAAGAAACGAATATTCAAGTTTTACAGGCCAACTGGGAAATTAAAGTTAAAGATAAAAACGGGGTGCATACATATTATGTAGAAGCTGTATCCTCGAATCCACAAATTATAGAACAATAG
- a CDS encoding MBL fold metallo-hydrolase, with protein sequence MSVLASGSTGNATYVESEQGSLLVDVGLTGKKMEALFDQIDRKISDLSGILVTHEHSDHIKGLGVIARKFGVPIYANEKTWTRIDKKDSKIPLDQKFVFNPYETKSIAGFDIESFNVSHDAIDPQFYIFHNNYKKLTMITDTGYVSDRMKGMIRGSDAFIFESNHDVDMLRMCRYPWKTKQRILSDMGHVSNEDAAHAMKDVITGQTKRIYLSHLSQDNNMKDLARMSVGQILQEHDIDTHNEVKLCDTDKAIPTPIYTL encoded by the coding sequence ATGAGTGTACTCGCAAGCGGTAGTACCGGCAATGCGACATATGTAGAAAGTGAACAAGGCAGCTTGTTGGTCGATGTCGGACTAACAGGGAAAAAGATGGAAGCACTTTTCGATCAAATCGACCGAAAAATTTCAGATTTAAGCGGCATTCTCGTGACACACGAGCATAGCGACCATATTAAGGGGCTCGGTGTCATTGCACGTAAGTTTGGTGTTCCAATTTATGCGAATGAAAAAACATGGACACGTATTGATAAAAAAGATTCTAAAATTCCGCTAGACCAAAAGTTTGTATTTAATCCATATGAAACGAAGTCTATTGCAGGTTTTGATATAGAATCATTCAACGTTTCACACGATGCGATTGATCCACAGTTTTATATCTTCCATAATAATTATAAGAAGTTAACGATGATTACGGATACAGGTTATGTCTCTGATCGCATGAAAGGTATGATTCGTGGTAGTGATGCCTTTATATTTGAAAGTAATCACGACGTCGATATGTTAAGAATGTGTCGTTATCCGTGGAAGACGAAACAACGAATCTTAAGCGATATGGGCCATGTGTCAAATGAAGACGCAGCTCACGCAATGAAAGATGTCATCACAGGTCAAACGAAGCGGATTTATTTATCGCATTTATCACAGGATAACAATATGAAAGATTTGGCACGAATGAGTGTCGGACAAATCTTGCAAGAACATGATATTGATACTCACAATGAAGTGAAGTTATGTGATACGGATAAAGCGATACCCACACCGATATATACATTATAA
- the rlmH gene encoding 23S rRNA (pseudouridine(1915)-N(3))-methyltransferase RlmH, which produces MKITVVAVGKLKEKYWKQALAEYSKRLGAYTKLEIIEVPDEKAPETMSDKEVEQVKQKEGQRILSKIKPQSTVITLEIEGKMVSSEALSTTLNQRMTQGASDFTFVIGGSNGLHQDVLNRSNYALSFSKMTFPHQMMRVILLEQVYRAFKIMRGEAYHK; this is translated from the coding sequence ATGAAAATTACTGTTGTCGCAGTTGGAAAACTGAAAGAGAAATATTGGAAGCAAGCCCTTGCAGAGTACAGCAAAAGACTAGGGGCATACACAAAATTAGAAATAATTGAAGTTCCAGATGAAAAAGCACCTGAAACGATGAGTGATAAAGAAGTGGAACAAGTGAAACAAAAAGAAGGCCAACGTATTTTAAGCAAAATCAAACCACAATCTACAGTCATCACATTGGAAATCGAAGGTAAGATGGTTAGCTCTGAAGCCTTATCCACAACATTAAATCAACGTATGACGCAAGGCGCGAGTGACTTTACCTTTGTGATAGGGGGATCTAATGGCTTACATCAAGACGTTTTAAACCGAAGCAACTACGCATTGTCATTCAGTAAAATGACATTTCCTCATCAAATGATGCGCGTCATCTTGTTAGAGCAAGTATATCGAGCATTTAAAATAATGAGGGGAGAAGCATATCATAAGTGA